A portion of the Cryptomeria japonica chromosome 5, Sugi_1.0, whole genome shotgun sequence genome contains these proteins:
- the LOC131069162 gene encoding uncharacterized protein LOC131069162 gives MTKWEAPSPSWHKLNFDGAVHNNWQAGGGVIRDHQGKIIIAYTGSLRNHIVNQAEGMSLLWGMKFAIAIGIRQLEIEGDSKIIMEVVDGRSAVGSKVEVVLRDVRMLLSNLDSFTICHIYIEGNVVVDSMVAFGMLQDGL, from the coding sequence ATGACCAAATGGGAAGCCCCAAGTCCCTCATGGcacaaattaaactttgatggggcggtCCACAATAATTGGCAAGCTGGAGGTGGTGTTATAAGAGACCATCAGGGAAAAATCATCATTGCCTACACTGGAAGCTTGAGGAACCATATTGTCAACCAAGCTGAGGGAATGTCCCTTTTATGGGGAATGAAGTTCGCCATTGCTATAGGTATTAGACAActtgaaattgaaggtgattctaaaaTAATTATGGAGGTTGTCGATGGAAGAAGCGCAGTGGGATCGAAAGTGGAAGTAGTATTGAGGGATGTTAGAATGCTCTTATCTAACCTTGATAGTTTCACTATCTGCCATATTTACATAGAAGGAAATGTGGTTGTTGATTCCATGGTTGCTTTCGGCATGCTACAAGATGGCTTATGA